The stretch of DNA ACAAGTACGGACAGCGTAATAATTCTATAAAAACAGCGAATAAGAACTACCCGGCAAAAATAGCATATTTTCGTTCAGAACCTGCACTGTATCTTTGTCGGCGATTAATCTTTTTATATGCAACCCATTCTATTCATCGACCGCGACGGTACGCTCATCGTTGAGCCGCAGCCCGATCAGCAGGTCGATTCGCTGGAAAAACTCGATTTTATTCCGAAAGCCATCTCGGCCCTCCGCAAAATCGCTGACGAAACGCCGTATACATTAGTGATGGTAACAAATCAGGATGGTCTGGGCACGGCCTCGTTTCCCGAAGATACATTCTGGCCTGCTCACAATAAAATGCTGGCAATCTTCGCGGGCGAGTCCGTACACTTCGATGCCGTTCATATCGACCGCCACTTTGCCCGCGACAATGCGCCTACCCGCAAGCCCGGCACGGGTATGCTGACCGACTATCTTTCGGACCAATACGACCTCGCCAACAGCTACGTCATCGGCGACCGCCTGACCGACGTGCAACTGGCCGTGAACCTCGGCGCGAAAGCGATTCTGTTCTTGCCCCCCGGCGGACTGGCAAGCGTACAAACCGCCGACGTGTCGGGCCTGACTGCCGATATGCAGAACGCCATTGCGCTCCAAACCGACGATTGGGATAAAATTTACGAGTTTCTGCGGCTACCCGCCCGCACGGCCATGGTAGAACGCAATACGAAAGAAACAAAAATCACAATCGAGCTGAACCTCGACGGTAGTGGCCGCGCCGATATGCATACGGGGCTGGGCTTTTTCGATCACATGCTCGATCAGTTGGCGAAACATTCCGGTGCCGACCTCAGCATCCGCGTACAGGGCGACCTGCACATCGATGAACACCATACCATTGAAGATACGGCACTGGCCCTCGGCGAAGCGTATCGACGTGCGCTCGGCGACAAACGCGGCATTGCCCGATACGGGTTTCTGCTGCCGATGGACGAAGCACTGGCGCAGGTTGCCATCGATTTTTCGGGTCGCCCGTGGTTGGTTTGGGATGCGGAGTTTCGGCGCGAGAAAATCGGCGATATGCCCACCGAAATGTTTTTTCATTTCTTCAAATCGTTCAGCGACACGGCGTTGTGCAATCTGAACGTCAAGGTAGACGGCGACAACGAACACCACAAAATCGAAGCTATTTTCAAGGCGTTTGCCAAAGCGATCAAAATGGCTGTTCGGCGCGATGTAAACGAGCTGGATAACCTGCCCAGCACAAAGGGGGTTTTATAAATCGCAGCCGGAGTTTGAACATACCCCGTCTCATAGTACTTTTGTCCACAAATTCAATTAGCTACTGACATGGATTTATCAACTCCCCTTACGTTGTTGTTCTACGTAGTGCTGCTGGCCGCTTCGTTTATGACGGGCAAGTGGCTGGAGCGCAAAGAACGGAATTACTAATTCACAGTTATCAGCCAACAGCGAACAGCCAACAGTTTTCTTAATTTACTACTGTCGTTTGTTTACTGTTGGCTGTTGGTTGTTCACTGTTCACTGTAACTATGCTTGGTGCGATTGCCCGTTGGTTGTTTAAAGTCTGGGGCTGGCGAATTGTTGGCCCGGTTCCAACCGTTCCCAAAGCTATTTGGGTAGTGGCTCCGCATTCCACAAACTGGGATTTTCCGATTGGGCTGGGTATCCGCCCTACCATTCATATCTGGATTCAATACCTTGCCAAGAGTTCGCTTTTCAAGTGGTATTCGGGCTGGCTGTTCCGGGCGTTGGGTGGCAAGCCCGTGTATCGCGACAAGTCGAATAATCTGGTCGATGCTATTGTGAATGTGTTCAATGAGAACGAAACCCTACACATCTGCATCACGCCCGAAGGCACCCGCGCCAACGTCTCCAAACTTAAAACGGGCTTTTACTACATCGCACTCAAAGCGGGCGTTCCCCTTATTCTGACTGGCTTCGACTGGCCGCGCAAACTCGTCATCCTCAGCGAACCTATGTACGTAACGGGCGATTACGAACGCGACATGGTTCCGTTCTACGAGTTCTTCTCACAAGTACAGGGCGTTAAAAAAGACTGGCTCGTAAACTGGGAAAAAACCGGCGTTATTACCGCCTAAGTGCCCCGGCATGAACGCTGGTATTGCTTATGGGGAAACTCCGAACGGTAGTTTACCCGATTTTAATCTTTTCATGGCAAATATCTTCCTGCCATGAGATACCTCCTTTTCCCGCTACTTACGGTGGCCTTCCTGGTGGCTGCACTGACGCCCGTTTCTCGTAAGCTGCCTAAAACAGTTACGCTTACCAAAGCCACATTGCAGGACAAAATTAAAGGTGGCTGGGCCGGGCAGGTTATCGGCTGCACGTTCGGCGGACCAACCGAGTTTCGGTACAACGGCACGATGATCAATGATTATCAGCCAATTGAGTGGTACGATGGCTACATCAAACAGACCATGCTCAACAACCCCGGCCTGTATGACGACGTGTACATGGATTTGACGTTTGTTGATGTGTTTGAACGCAAAGGTCTCGACGCGCCCGTTGCCGAACATGCCAATGCCTATGCTACGGCAGGCTATATGCTCTGGCACGCCAATCAGGCCGGGCGGTATAATATTCTGAACGGCATGAAGGCTCCAGATTCGGGACACTGGCTCAACAACCCACACGCCGACGATATTGATTTTCAGATTGAAGCCGATTTTTCGGGACTAATGGCTCCCGGTATGCCCAACACCGCCGTGCAGCTTGGCGACCCCATCGGCCACATTATGAATTACGGCGACGGCTGGTATGGCGGGGCGTTTGTAGGTGCAATGTACGCGCTGGCCTTCGTGTCCAACGATGTGAACTACATTGTGAGCGAGGCCCTGAAAACCATTCCGGCGCAGAGTACCTTCTACCAGTGTATCAACGACGTCATTCGCTGGCATCAGCAGTACCCGACCGACTGGAAACGCAACTGGTTTGAAATTCAAAAAAAATGGTCGGACGACGTGGGTTGCCCCGACGGCGTATTCCGGGCGTTTAACATCGACGCCAAAATCAATGCAGCTTACATTGTGCTGGGGCTGCTCTACGGCAAGGGCGACTTCACGAAAACGATGGAGATCAGTACCCGAGCCGGGCAAGATTCCGACTGCAACCCCGCTTCGGCGGGCGGTATTCTGGGCACGATGCTCGGCTATGCAAAAATTCCCGCCTACTGGAAGCAGGGCCTGAGCGAAGCCGAAGACATCGACTTTAAATACACGACCGTTTCGCTGAACGAGGTGTATGCTATGAGCCTGAAACACGCTTTGCAGGTTATCGAGCGCAACGGCGGGCGCGTAACGGGCGATGCCGTGACCATTGCCACGCAAACCCCTAAAGCCGTTCGGTTAGAGCAGGGATTTTCAGGCCATTTTCCAGTGCAGTTGCGGAGTATAAATAAAGACATCGAGAGCGAATACAGCTTTGATTTTGAGGGCATTGGATTTGTACTGAAAGGAGAAGCCAAGCCCAAAAACCGCAGTTTGTGGCAATATGAAAGTGAGGTCGTATTCCGGGCCGAACTGTATATCGACGGGCAGAAAACAGAAACGGCGAACCTACCCGTGAGTTTCACCAAACGCCGGCACGAACTGTTCTGGAAATACCAGCTTCCCAACGGCAAACATACTATACGGGTGAAACTGCTCAACTCCGACGCCGACCACGTTGTGCGCATGACCGACCTGCTCGTCTACAGCGACCGTCCGGTAAAAGCAAGGTAGGCCCGAAACAAACGGTGCCTTACCTTTGCAGCTATGAATTTTCTTTATCTGTTTCTGGCTTTCCTGACCGGACTGGCAATAACGGTTCAGGCGGGTGTAAACGCCAACTTGCGGCAGGCAATGGCGAATCCGATACTGGCGGCTGCCATTTCATTCGGGTCGGGATTTGTATCGCTACTGTTATTTCTGCTGGTATCGGGCACTACGCTACCCCCGCTCGAAACGGCCCGGCAACTTAGTTGGTGGAAATGGACCGGCGGTGTTATTGGAGCCGTATACGTTTCAAGCGTTATTATCTCTGTACCGAAAATCGGAGCGGCCAACCTCATCAGCCTGAGCGTGGCCGGCCAACTGCTGGCGGCTGTACTACTCGATCATTACGGTATGCTGGGTTTCGCGCAGCACCCCGTCAACGGCTGGCGGGTGCTGGGTATGCTCCTGATTGTAGCAGGCGTAGTGCTGGTGGTCAGAAACTAAGGCGTTGCTCCAATCGGCAGCGCAACCTGTACTTCAGCCCAAAAAGTATGATTGGGCCACTATAGTCAGATGTTTTTTGTCCCTTAAACTCCTGACCGATTTTTTGGTAGGATTTAAAATTTTAGCTGGTACGAGACATAGGGAAGGAGCGGAAGAACGGCTTGTTGCGTAATTTCCATTCGATCATATACAGACCCTGATGGAGTCCCGTTCTGAGTTTTTCGCATTAACGTCTGGGGTTCCAGATAATACGGATTGGCCCGGTTATAGACGTTATAAGCACCGAAATTCCAGGCGGCCTGACGCCCACGGCGGGTTAAAAAAGCATAGGTAGCCCCAACATCCAGCCGATGATAATTCGGCATCCGGTAATTATTACGATCTTCATAAATGGGTCTGGGTTCTCCATCTAAGCCGATCTGTGCACCCGTAGGTAGTGTAACGGGATAGCCAGTCTGATAAACCCAATTAGCCGATAAAGCCCACTTTTTGGTCAGTTGATAGTTGCCCACCCAAGCCAGATTGTGCCGTCGGTCGTAGCGGGCTGGATACCAACGTCCATCGTTAATGGCAGGCGTCTGACGTTCGCTGTTAGCATACGTATAGGATATCCAACCGTTAAATCGGCCTGTAGTCTTATGAACCATTGCTTCGATACCACGCACACGACCGCTAACCGGCTGAATGACGATATCCTGCCAGTTTCGTCTAAAATCAGATACAAGGTCGGCACCTTGTATGTAATCTATTAAATAGTACAGGCGTTTCTTGTATACTTCAGCCGATACCCGCCAGGTTTTATTATCTGTCCAATAGATACCTAATTCTCTCTGATTAGACCAGGATGGTCGAATTTTCTGCGTAGCTGGCACCCATATATCGTTGGGTATTCCAATACCGTTAGATGTAAGCTGGTGTATAGACTGGATCATTGTACTCAATCCACCTTTAAGCGTCAGTTGTGGCAATAAGGCAACGCCAACACTCAGACGTGGTTCCCATGACAAATAGGTAGTTTGATCAACTTTAAAGTAGGGCATACGCATCCCCATGTTAAGCCGGAGCCAGGATCGGGGTTGCCAGTCATTTTCAATAAAAACGGCTTGTTCCTGTGCGTAGATAGGTCGACTTTCATTCGGCTGGTCAAACTCCGGGCGGCTCGACTCCACAATACTTATTCGACCCGGATAAAAACGGTGCCAGATTTGCTCGCCACCAGCCCGAAGCGTATAAGCGGGCGATGGCGTAAACTCCAGACTGGTTTTTATAGCCCAGTCGCGAACAGTATTCCGAATAGAAATGGAATTTAGCAATACATCTTCACCAACCTGCGTTCGGCTGCTGCCCCCAAACTGATACGCGAAATTGCTGTAGAGCAACGTTACTTTTCCGAATAATTTAGGGGTTAGCGCACGGTTGTAGCGCACGGTTGAGGTTAGATTTCCCCAGCGCAGGGTTGTCTGAGTGCGGTCACTCTTATCTTGCTCCGCATATTTGAAAAAATCGTTATTGTGATAAACGCTAACAAACAACTGACTTTTATCATTGAAGCGGTGGTTTACCTTGGCGTTCAGGTCATAAAACCAGACATTGGTCAAATTTTCAACCCGCTTTCCTGCCCACAGGCGAATGTTCTGTGGTAGAAACAGCAGGCCAGTGTTCATAGTGCGGGCCGCTACCATATACGATGAAGTACCTTTACGCAGGGGACCTTCGGCCAGAAACCGTGAACTAATCACGCCAATACTTAACTCTTGCCGGGCTTTCTGGTTATTGCCTTCTTTCATGGAAATGTCCAGCACCGAAGCCAGCCGTCCACCATAGCGGGCTGGAAAGCCGCCCTTGTAGAGGTCAATATGCCGGACTGCATCAGGGTTGAAGGCAGAAAAAAATCCAAACGCGTGCGATGCATTGTAAACAGGAGCTTCATCGAGCAATATCAGGTTCTGTTCCGGGCTGCTTCCGCGCACATACAAGCCCGAACTGCCCTCCTGCCCAATCGAAACACCCGGCGTGGTAGCTAAGGCTTTCATTAGATCAGCTTCGCCTAAAAGCATAGGAATTTGTTTCAGCCGCTGAACCGGAATGCTTAACAGGCCAGGTTCTGTTCGGAGTGCCTGTTGCCTGACCGTTATGGCCGACAGCGTGTCGGAATGCAGCCGGATTGTTAACAATGTGTCTCGCTCAACACCGATGCGGTCGATAACAGGCGCATAGCCAACATACGATACACGCAGGTTGTAATATGCCTGATGCGGCAGTGTCAGACTGAAAAAACCATACTGATTAGTTGTAGTTCCTTTTACAAAAGCTGTTGCCTGAACGGAAGCCCCAATTAAGGCTTCTCCACTGCTGTGTTCGCGCACATAACCTGAAATAGTGACAGTGCGTTGGGCAAACAGTGGCTCATAACCGAGCAGAAATAGCAGAAATAACAGATAGATACGTTGTTTCATCGGATTAATTCAGATCAAATTACCGAATACGAATGGTTTGCTTGTATTCGTTCAGGGCAGCTACTACGCCATAGCCGCCAATAACATTTGTGTAGGTGCGTTTGGGTTCGGTGAATGCATTGGCAAGCCCTTCGGTGATCTGATACGTTTTGCCGTACTCGAAATATTCCGGCGATACAGAAAACAAACGAATCCGCAACTCATCTACATAATCTTCGTCAAGTTGAGTTTTATCTATGGTGAATCTACGGTCGTAGACTAACGTCTCGATAACAATCCCCAGTTCTTTCTCAGACTGGGCAAAACAGGCGTCGCTGTAGATGGTGGCAGACCCTGGAACATATTCTTCTGTTTTTGACAATAAACTGGTTAGTGCAATCTCCTTAAAACAATCATCATCGCGGTAGTTGAAGCCACCCAAGGCCCTTTCAATTGGTAGAATATTGCCGCCATCAGGCTTTCCATTCCGAAACGGCTCAATGCCAACGGCATAATAATTACCAATTTCTGGATAATCAGTAAGCTTAATACGTAATAAGTGGGGGTCAGCATATGGATTAAGCGATGTCACCTTAGCTACTGTATCATACTGAATTTGATGAAGCGGAAATACCTTTGGTATCATAACTGGCTTGCTTTGTGCCGACTCAAAGCCCGTTGCTTCGGCCTTAATCACATAAGTTACCCCGGCTTTAAGCGCGTAGTCAAACAGCCGATAATTGCCCTCTGAAACATATGACAGCCTGCCGACTAATGTACTGTTGGCATACAACGAAACAACCGCATTATCGACATAGGTTTTTTCGGGTATTGCACCCGTAGCGGGCCATGTGCGCCCCACAAATACCTCTGGAGCCTGATTGGCCCGCAAAAGACCATTGACCACCAATTTGGAACCAGCAAACGATAGGTCATATACGACACCATCCTGGCACGAAAACCCCAGTAAGCAGACGAAACACGCAAGAATTCTGACGACCATTTTAGTTGTACTAAAATCGTCAACCGGGCAGGACGACCCCAGCAAGCTGGCTGCCCGACTGACGAACGGTTTAAATATTTGTGGAGAATGAGATAAGTTGAGTACGATTCTTCCCGATAGAACCACCATTACCGTTACAAACACCTCTAAAGGTGGCATTCATGGTTACGGTTCCTACCGAACCTGAGGTCCAGCTTTCCTGATAACGCCATCTTATTGTTTCAGAATGGTTTTCTTCATACCAGGGAGATATGGGGTTGCCATTCAGAGTAGCCGAACCGCTAACCGACATACCGTCGGAAGGGTGGGCACCCCAGCCCCACCAGTTACTCCGCTGATGGCGTACTTCAACACCGGTAGACCAATATTGCTGTGGAAATGGGTAGTTCTTCGCCCAAGTGTTGCCTCTGAACCGGCGTTCAACCAAACCTGTGGAATTGTAAGGAATATCCCAGTAATCATCAACAGTAGCCCGACGGGCACCACTCGGCGTTTTGATGTTGACGCTGGTGGGCAGATTATCTACTGCTCTCGACACAACATGCGGACCACTGCCCCGGAGCAACTCCTGCTCATAGCGCAGGTGCGTCCGGGATACGGCTACGTCGCTGATGTGAATCAGGATGTCGCCAACCTGCACTAACCCTTTTGCGTTGACAAGGTTAGCCAGCGCAAAATCCGAGAGAGCCCGTCTGAAATCGCGGTCTTTGCCCACGCCCTTGACCGTATAGACACCTTCATATTGCTGAATGGTGCCATCTTCGAGTGCTTTGCCGATGTCGTACTTCACCAGATTAGTGTACGATTTATTCAGCGAAACGAACCCGGGAAAACGTTTTTCCCAGTTCTTCAGGCCATCCGGTGCGTTTAACATGTTGAGTGTACGCATAAAATCGGTTGTCGATGCGAACGTTAAACGGTCTCCCGACACTGTGATTTGGGGTTCAGGCGTAGCACTAATAGGCGAGACACTTGTCTCATCTGTAGTAGGCTGACAGGATAGGTTTTTTTGTAAAACAATTGACCTCACAAACCCCGCCATCGGTCGTCAAACTGTGCGGGGTTTGCTTGTTACAAAGGTAGCGGGGCAATTAGTGTAGCCTTCTTGCCCTAAAGCAAGAAATGAGTTGATCTAAATCAAAAAAAAATTACTTGTTTATACGCTTCGTTTTGCTCTAAGCCTACTAAGCGTTGATGGCGTCACATCAAGGTAAGACGCCAGATGTTGAAGCGGCACCCGGCTGTAAAGTTCAGGGTAATGCTGCACGAAATGATCGAACCGCTGTTGGGCCGTCAGGCTCCGCAGCACCCTGAGCCGGCTTTCATTTTGCAGTAAAAAATGTTCGGCTAACAGCCGCATTAAGTTTTCCACCTCGGGCATTGCCGTTAGTATGCGTTGTATATCACTGTGGCGGACATACGCAATAATCGAGGGTTCTATAACCTGAATGGTCTCGAAGGACGGCACCTGCCGGAAAAAACTCCGGGCCGAGCAGGCAAACTGCTCATCACTGGCAAACCACGACGTGTATTCTTTGCCCTCCCATTCATAAAAGGCGCGAACCAAACCAGATTCTATAAAATAAAGTTTATCGCTTACATCTCCTTCATGAAGTAATACGCTCCCTCGTTTAGCAGGTTGTGTGACAAAGGCACCGGAGATGGTGGCCCAGATGTCACCAGAAAGTTTACATTTTTCGTTGGTAAAGCTATTAATGGTTGTCCGCATTGATCTGGTATAAATCGGGGCAGCAAATTAGCTACTTACTTTTGTAACACCAGTGTACTTTGGTAAATTATTTCAACATTATCAGCCTATTTGTCTATAGGTGTTGACTACCTATGATCAATTATCGTTTTTATCCATCGTTACTCAACGCGTTTTCGCGCTATGTGCGCGGGGGCAATTTGTTGGCGCAGGAGCTTATCGACAGCATCAACCGCGTAGCCACACCCACCACCGAAGCGCAGGAGCGCGGCATCTCGTTTGAGGAAGCCATCATTAAAGGCACCAACGAAGAACGCTTCGACCCGGACATTGTGCGGAAAGTGCGGAAACTGCTCCCCCGCCCCATTGTTGATACGCAGGTCTATTGCCAATGGCAGGTCGACGACGTGCTGTTTTACGGCTACGTCGATTTGATCGGTAAATTCAAAGCCGTTGACCTGAAAACTACGGCATCGTATCAGAAAGACCGGTACGTATTCAACCACCAGAATTTGTATCTCCACGCGCTCAAACGCAAGGGTATCAAGCTGATGGAATACGTCATTACAGACTTTACAGACGTGTACGTCGAAAGCTACTCGCTTACGCACCCCATCGACCGGCAGTTGGAAGAAATCAGGCTCTTTAAAGCGTTTCTGGAAGAACATCGCCCTTTGATAACCGATAAAAAGATATTCGTTAACGACGGCGAAGACCCCGACGCCCGGCGAAAGTAGTACCTTTGCCGCATGTTTCAGCGAACGCTCCGGCTGTATCAACGTGCGTATCAGGGTCTGTCACCGTCGGTATGGCTGCTGGCGGGCGTTATGCTCATCAATCGTTGCGGCACGATGGTGTTGCCGTTTCTGACGCTTTATCTTACCCAGCATTTGCGCTATTCCGTTGCCGATGCGGGTATAGTTATGGCGGTTTACGGCATCGGTGCGTTTATTGGTACGTTTCTGGGTGGGCGGCTTACCGACCGATTCGGATTTTATTACGTGCAGCTTTGCAGCCTGCTGTTTGGCGGAGTAGCCCTGTTGTTCATTCAATTTGTAACTAACTTTTACGCCCTCTGCGGCAGTGTGTTTGTCTTCACACTGCTGGGCGACACGTTCCGGCCTGCAAATCAGGTTGCCATTTCACACTATACCGAGACCGACGCCCGCACGCGGGCTTTTTCGCTGAACCGACTGGCAATCAACCTCGGCTGGGCCGTGGGGGGCGGGCTGGGCGGCTGGCTCGCCAGCATCGATTATGGGCTACTGTTCTGGGTCGATGGACTAACATGCATCGTGGCCGGGCTGGTGTTATGGCGATTTCTACCCGTGCCAGCACCGGTTTTGCAACCAGAACCAGTAGGCCCCGACCAGCTCACTGCAGGAGTCAGCTTTACAACACCCGAAACAGGAAGCAACTCCCCTTTCCGCGACCGGCTATTCGTTGGGTTTGTGATCTGTTCGGCCCTCTACTTCCTGACATTCATGCAGTTGTTCACGCTCGTGCCGCTGTTTTTCAAGGAGGTTCTACGCCTGACCGAACGCGCCATCGGAACGCTGATGGCACTGAACGGCCTGTTGATTGTGCTGATTGAAATGGCGTTGGTCTATGAGCTTGAACAACGTAAAATCCCCAAACTCAGGCTAATTCTGATCGGCGTTTTGCTAACAGTTGCTTCTTACGGCACGTTGGCCATAACAACCGCGTCCGTTGGTGCTTTAGCCTTTATGCTGCTGATTACGCTGGCCGAAATGCTGGCAATGCCGTTTATCCAGTCCTTCACAGTTGGTCGTGCCAGTCCGGCTACGCGGGGGCAGTATCTGGCTTTATATGCAATGGGCGGAGCAGCCGCACAAACCCTCTCGCCAATAGTTGGGGCGCAGATGGTTGGGCATTACGGCTTCTCAACGCATTGGTTCGGTATTATGGCTATTGGTTTAGTTTCGGCCAGCGGTTTCTGGTGGCTGAGCCGGAAGGCGTAGCCCAAGTCAATTTCTTTACGACCTTTGCCATTATTAGAGGGTGAAACGCACTCTTTCACTCTTTCACTCTTTCACTCTTTCACGTTGAAACTCTGGCAAAAAGAAGGCGTTGACACCGAATCCACGGCGGTTGCCTCTGAAATCGAGAACTTTACCGTCGGGCGCGACCGCGAGATGGACCTCTACCTCGCTCCGTTCGATGTACTTGGAAACCTCGCCCACGCGCAAATGCTCGAAACCATTGGCTTGCTGACGAGCGATGAACTCCGGGCGTTGCAAACTGAACTGAAGCAGATTTATGCGCAGATTCAGGCAGGGCAGTTTGTAATCGAAGATGGCATTGAGGACGTCCATTCGCAGGTCGAACTGATGCTGACGCGTGCGTTGGGCGATGTAGGCAAAAAAATTCATTCGGGCCGTTCGCGCAACGATCAGGTGCTGGTTGACATGAAACTATTCACCCGCGACCGGCTCTGGGCAGTAGCCGAAGCCACCCAACGCGTGTTCGACCAGCTCATCAGCCGGTCGGAGCAACACAAAAATGACCTGCTGCCCGGCTATACGCACCTGCAAATTGCTATGCCGTCGTCGTTTGGGTTGTGGTTTGGAGCCTATGCCGAAGCCCTTTCCGACGATATGCTGACGCTGCAAACGGCCTACCGGCTCGCCAACCGGAACCCGCTCGGTTCGGGTGCTGGCTATGGCTCATCGTTCCCGCTAAACCGCTCACTCACAACGGAGTTACTGGGTTTTGAGGGCATGCACGTCAACGTGGTATACGCGCAGATGAGCCGGGGCAAAACCGAACAAACCGCCCTGAATGCACTGGCAACCGTGGCCGCTACACTCTCCCGCATGGCAATGGACATCTGTCTGTATAACAGCCAGAATTTCGGTTTTCTGACGCTGCCCGACGCGCTCACTACGGGCAGCAGCATTATGCCGCACAAGAAAAATCCTGACGTAGCCGAACTGCTTCGGGCCAAAACCAACCGCATGAAAGCCCTGCCGATGGAAGTGACCATGGTGCTAAGCAACCTCCCCTCCGGCTACCACCGCGACATGCAGATTTTGAAGGAAATTCTAATGCCCGCCTTCGATGACCTGCTCGACTGTCTCCACATCACCGGGTTTATGCTCGAACATCTACAGGTAAAACCTAATCTGCTCGATGATCCCAAATACGATTTGCTGTTCAGTGTAGAACGCGTGAACGAGTTGGTGTTGCAGGGCGTACCGTTTCGCGAAGCGTATCGGATTGTCGGTAAAGAAATTGCCGAACATAGTTATGAGCCGCCCCGGCAGTTGCACCATACGCACGAAGGCAGCATAGGAAATTTGCAAAATGACCTGATTATAAGTCAGATGCAACAGGCCATTGCCGGATTCGGAGCCGAGCGGGCGCAGGAGGCCGCAACCCGGCTGCTCACACGTTAACGAACCCGATACGCCACCAACTTATTCCCGTTGAAGGTTGGTACAATCAGCAGTTTACGGTTGGCGATATACTCAATATCAGCAGCGTTGAGCTTTTGGCTGCGGGTGTCTAACAACTGTTGTTTTTGCCCGTCGGCACTGACGTGGAATACCTGCCCATTCCAGTCCGACACAAAAAAGTTGCCTTTTCCTTCAGGAACGATACCGTCGGTGCGATCCATGCCGTCGGCCAGTTTAGTAATTTTTTTGGTTTCTACGTCAACGGTCTGCAATGCGCCGGTTTTGGTGCTGCCAATCATCAGCCGGTTCTTGCCAACCGCCAGCACCCCGTTGGGTTTTTCGAGTTGTTCGCCTTCCAGCCAAACTTCCCACTTATCGTCTTTCAGTCGGTAAATTTTGTCGAAGCGGCTGTCTGACACGTAAACTGTGCCTGTTTTATCAACCGTTACGTCGTTCAAAAACGCATTTTTCGGATCAACGGCGTCATACGTTTTTTCGGCCTGACCGTTTTCGGTGTTGATAACCACCAACCGATATACGTCGGTTACGTAAAGTTTGTTTTTAAACAGTCCCATGCCTTTGGGCGCATTGAGGCCAATTGTCCAGCGCAGGCTTTCGACAGTACCATCGAGCGAGACTTTTGAAATAAACCCGTTGCCATCGAGCGCGTCTGGCTTACCATCGATGTTGGCAACGTATAAGGTGTTCCGGCCATCGTATAATACCGATTCTGGCACGCGCAGCGTCGTGTCTGTTTCCCAAACCTGCTGAAGTTTAAGCGGTTTCGGTCGTGACGCAGGTAGTAAAGCTGCACAAATCGTCGCTGTCAGAAGCATTGCGAAGGAAATAGAAAGCTGTTTCATGCCCAAAAAGTTTTCTTCGTAAAAATTTAATTTAGGTTAAAATTTCCCTGAAAAGGCCGTTTTCTGCCCACATTACCCTGTTAGCCAACCGAAGCCGGGCCTACTTGCCGGCTGCAAATCATAAAGCGGCTCATTTATTGTAAACAAACTGGAAATGAGCCAGTTTACAATCTCACGTATCAGCAAAAAAATCAGCATATATCATGGA from Spirosoma montaniterrae encodes:
- the hisB gene encoding bifunctional histidinol-phosphatase/imidazoleglycerol-phosphate dehydratase HisB, which codes for MQPILFIDRDGTLIVEPQPDQQVDSLEKLDFIPKAISALRKIADETPYTLVMVTNQDGLGTASFPEDTFWPAHNKMLAIFAGESVHFDAVHIDRHFARDNAPTRKPGTGMLTDYLSDQYDLANSYVIGDRLTDVQLAVNLGAKAILFLPPGGLASVQTADVSGLTADMQNAIALQTDDWDKIYEFLRLPARTAMVERNTKETKITIELNLDGSGRADMHTGLGFFDHMLDQLAKHSGADLSIRVQGDLHIDEHHTIEDTALALGEAYRRALGDKRGIARYGFLLPMDEALAQVAIDFSGRPWLVWDAEFRREKIGDMPTEMFFHFFKSFSDTALCNLNVKVDGDNEHHKIEAIFKAFAKAIKMAVRRDVNELDNLPSTKGVL
- a CDS encoding DMT family transporter, producing MNFLYLFLAFLTGLAITVQAGVNANLRQAMANPILAAAISFGSGFVSLLLFLLVSGTTLPPLETARQLSWWKWTGGVIGAVYVSSVIISVPKIGAANLISLSVAGQLLAAVLLDHYGMLGFAQHPVNGWRVLGMLLIVAGVVLVVRN
- a CDS encoding TonB-dependent receptor — its product is MKQRIYLLFLLFLLGYEPLFAQRTVTISGYVREHSSGEALIGASVQATAFVKGTTTNQYGFFSLTLPHQAYYNLRVSYVGYAPVIDRIGVERDTLLTIRLHSDTLSAITVRQQALRTEPGLLSIPVQRLKQIPMLLGEADLMKALATTPGVSIGQEGSSGLYVRGSSPEQNLILLDEAPVYNASHAFGFFSAFNPDAVRHIDLYKGGFPARYGGRLASVLDISMKEGNNQKARQELSIGVISSRFLAEGPLRKGTSSYMVAARTMNTGLLFLPQNIRLWAGKRVENLTNVWFYDLNAKVNHRFNDKSQLFVSVYHNNDFFKYAEQDKSDRTQTTLRWGNLTSTVRYNRALTPKLFGKVTLLYSNFAYQFGGSSRTQVGEDVLLNSISIRNTVRDWAIKTSLEFTPSPAYTLRAGGEQIWHRFYPGRISIVESSRPEFDQPNESRPIYAQEQAVFIENDWQPRSWLRLNMGMRMPYFKVDQTTYLSWEPRLSVGVALLPQLTLKGGLSTMIQSIHQLTSNGIGIPNDIWVPATQKIRPSWSNQRELGIYWTDNKTWRVSAEVYKKRLYYLIDYIQGADLVSDFRRNWQDIVIQPVSGRVRGIEAMVHKTTGRFNGWISYTYANSERQTPAINDGRWYPARYDRRHNLAWVGNYQLTKKWALSANWVYQTGYPVTLPTGAQIGLDGEPRPIYEDRNNYRMPNYHRLDVGATYAFLTRRGRQAAWNFGAYNVYNRANPYYLEPQTLMRKTQNGTPSGSVYDRMEITQQAVLPLLPYVSYQLKF
- a CDS encoding ADP-ribosylglycohydrolase family protein, producing MRYLLFPLLTVAFLVAALTPVSRKLPKTVTLTKATLQDKIKGGWAGQVIGCTFGGPTEFRYNGTMINDYQPIEWYDGYIKQTMLNNPGLYDDVYMDLTFVDVFERKGLDAPVAEHANAYATAGYMLWHANQAGRYNILNGMKAPDSGHWLNNPHADDIDFQIEADFSGLMAPGMPNTAVQLGDPIGHIMNYGDGWYGGAFVGAMYALAFVSNDVNYIVSEALKTIPAQSTFYQCINDVIRWHQQYPTDWKRNWFEIQKKWSDDVGCPDGVFRAFNIDAKINAAYIVLGLLYGKGDFTKTMEISTRAGQDSDCNPASAGGILGTMLGYAKIPAYWKQGLSEAEDIDFKYTTVSLNEVYAMSLKHALQVIERNGGRVTGDAVTIATQTPKAVRLEQGFSGHFPVQLRSINKDIESEYSFDFEGIGFVLKGEAKPKNRSLWQYESEVVFRAELYIDGQKTETANLPVSFTKRRHELFWKYQLPNGKHTIRVKLLNSDADHVVRMTDLLVYSDRPVKAR
- a CDS encoding 1-acyl-sn-glycerol-3-phosphate acyltransferase translates to MLGAIARWLFKVWGWRIVGPVPTVPKAIWVVAPHSTNWDFPIGLGIRPTIHIWIQYLAKSSLFKWYSGWLFRALGGKPVYRDKSNNLVDAIVNVFNENETLHICITPEGTRANVSKLKTGFYYIALKAGVPLILTGFDWPRKLVILSEPMYVTGDYERDMVPFYEFFSQVQGVKKDWLVNWEKTGVITA